AGTCATAGGTATAGCGAATCACTTCTTTATTGGAGCGCCATTCAATTAATCGATCGAGGGCATCATAGATACAATGAAAAGTATCTCGAGGAGTTTGAATTATTTTTGGATTGTTATTGTCATCATATTCGATCGTTTTATCATCGATTTGAAGTAGATTTTGATAGGATGAGATTTCTGTTTTTTTTCTGTTTTTTTTACGTATTTTCCCAAGGGAATCAAATTCATAAGTGTTTGTAAATAGGCCTTTTTCTTCTACAAGTTGATCGTTGGCATTATAGAGAAACTCAGTTGTAAATGTGTCGTTAGGAGTACTCAGTGTTGTTTTTAGAGGTAGGCCTGAAGGGCTTACAAGATCAATGGTTTGTGTGAATAATTTATGGGAGATTTTGGATATATTCCTATAATGATTCAATTGATAGGTAACTGAGCCAAGGTCATACATCAAAGTTTCTTTTAGACATGTACCGTTTTGATCATAGACTTGAAAAAGATGTTTTTGGTTTTTACGCTCGATCGACACAAGATGAGATCCGTGATAGTGATAGGCTATTTGGGAGTGATCAGGGAGGGTGATCAACATTGGGCGTCCAATTCCATCATAAGTGTATTGAATTTTTAAGCCATTAGCCAATGTTTCCGAAAGTAAGTTTCCTTCTGCATCGTAGCCGTACGTTTCTTGTCTTTGTAAAATATGGTCAAAGACTGAAATAAGATGCCCTTTTTTATCATATTCATAAGAATAATCAATCGTTCGATTTGTTGATAGAAGGCGAGAGACTTGATTTGAATCATTATATTGATAGAGAAGCGAAACACCCGATCTTTTGGTAAAGGACTTGATCTGATTGCTAATGCCGTATTGAGCTTTAGTTATTTGAGGAATGTCTTCAATCTGGCCACTTTGATATGAAGTGATATTACCCTTTTTATCATAACCCCAATGGGTAACATAGGTGGCAATGACTTTCCCATTCAATATAGCTTTATTTTTTTGGAAGACTTTTCTCTGATATTGATCATAGCCATACTCTTCTTGCGCAAGAAGAAGGCCGTTTTTATCTTTTTTTTCGAAAGAAATCAGTAAATCAGCTTCATTATAGCAGTAGCAAGAAACAGTTTGCTTAGCATCTATTTTCTCAAGTTGAAGGACTTGAATCGTATCGGGTATTTTTCTTGCATTGCGTTTGATTGCTTTGGATTTATGGATAGCCGTTATCGCTTTTTCTCCTTTAAAAAAAGGTAAATGGGAATAGCGATAGCGCGTTGTTTGTCCATATATATCCGTATGAGAAAGGCGCTGCCCCCAGCTATCATAGCTCCATTTTTCAATAAGAGGGGCATCATTTGTATGAACTTTTTTTTCAATGACATGATCATAAAGATCATATGTTAATTCGATGTGACTAGACATTTGTCCATTGCTTTCAATTTTCTCCTCAATTAGTCGATTGAGGTTGTCATATGCAAAATTTTCATGGATAGCATCTTTTTCATTGTTTGATGGATATCGAGTCTTCCTAGCAATGCGTCCACGCGCATCATAGGTGTAAGTTGTTCGCGAATGAGGGGTCATTTTTTGAATGACTCGGCCTGCTGAATCATATTGATATGAAATCTCATTCCCCTTTTCATCAGTTTCAGAGAGAAGAAGGAATCCGGCATATTTGTAGTGTTTTTGAGTTAGCAGTTCTTTATTGGATGAAAAGGTATCGATTCGAATCGGTCTTTTCAGAGCATCGCGAGTATAGAAAATGCGGTGACCATTTGGAAGATGAATTGATTCGACACTATCGGGAATATCGGCTAAAGCACATTTCTCACACATTTGAGTCGGATCATCTTTCTGATATTGCTCATTGCCAATATCTTGTAGGTGTTGACTCTTTGCGTTATCAAACGGGCTGCAGCCCGTTTCTCCGGCTAAAGAATAAACGATGCGCGTTTTTTCACCACTCACATTTGTAGTTTCAATCACATTTCCTAATGAATTATAGGTGTAGTGATTAGTCTGCAAATGATTTTCAACCGTTTTTAAGATGCGATGAAAGGGGGCATATGTTGTGGAAGAAGATGGTTCTACAAGATAGCCTTGATGGGTTAAATAAGCCGGGGAGAGAGTAGAAATAAGATTGTTTTGAGAGTCATATGTAAATCGCTTTTCACGTCCCCTCTCATCTTTTTCACTCACTTTTCTCGATTGGTTGTCATATTGATAACGAACGGATCGAGTTCCATGAGGAGTTTGTATTGTTTTTTTTATCAGGCGATTACTTTGATCGTATTCCATCATAGATAGAATTTGTTTTTGGAGATGCTGAGTGCGGATTAAATTGCCATAGGCATCATAGGTATACTTTATTTCTCTATTGAGAGGATCTGTTTCATAAATGAGACGCCCCTGATCGTTATATTGAAAATTTAGGACATAACATAATTGGTCATCAGCATCATAGATTTCTTTGCAAATGACTTTCCCTTCAGGAGAGTAGGAGAGGATCGTTTTTTGAATCAAAGTCACTTCTTGAGAGGAGGGATCGATTCCTTTTTCGAGAATAATATGAGGTAGATCAAGACCGGGATCTTGGGGTGTTGGGATGATGTCTCTTTCCTTTCTCAAGTGAACACCTGAAAAGTCATTTAACTCCATAGAAGTTCCATCATCTTCGACTTCGCAAGTGAGAAAGTGATCCTTATTGTAGCTATAAAATTGGCGTTTAATCACTCCTTTATCAGGAGCATGATAGAAATGGCGTGTTATGAGGTGTGTCGAGTTCAAATAGTCAAAAGTTTCAAAGGATCCGTCGGGATAAACAATTTTAACTAATCGGTTAGTTCCATCATGTGTATATTCTCGAGTTGTTATTCGTTTTTCTACTTCGCCAATGGGAAACCCTGCATGATTGAATTTAAATTTATTTGATTTGAGACCGCTAAACGATCCAAATTGAGTTTCTTGGATAATATTGCCATTTTCATCATATTCAAAGTGAGAGGAGAGAACACCCTCTTTAGTCTGACTTTTTGTTGTATAAATGCAGCTTAGGTATTGCATTCCATTTTTGTTTTCCCAGCAAAAATGTTCAGAGTGATCTAGATGAGTGGATCCTTGTTGTTGTTTATATGTCTCAATTTTTGTTAGAGAGAGATCGCGATTAAATTCATATTTCAATAGCCCCCCCGCAGTTTCTTTCACTTGTGTTGAAAACTGCGTTAATATCCCCCTTGGGGTGGGTGTAAAGGGGGTATATGAAAAACGATAGAGCTCAATCGGCTCATTGTTTTTTCCATAAGGGACGTTAATAGATGAGAGTCGATCCTTTAGGGCTTCGTTTAGACCAAGCTGCCTAGGATTCTCAAAAGTGTGGAATTGAATAAACCGCCCTTGTAAAAAGTCAATCATGGTCGGATAAAGAGCCGATCCGGAGGCGTGTTTTTTCCAGATATAGCGGTGCTTAGAATCATAAGCAGGTGAGATTTCTTGGAAGAGAGGGTATTCTAAATTTGATTTTGGGAATGTGGAACAATCCATATGGTAGATATGGGTTTTCCCTTGGCTTGTAATGATTTTAAAATCAGAGGCTCGAGGGTCCTTATCTGCGACAAAATAATGAAACCAGACTCCTCCATAAGCCTTTGTTTCACCGGGGTTCATCGATTTAATCTCACAAAGTCGGCGGTGTTGGTCGTATTGATAGAGGTAGGTTAACCCATTTTTTAGCGTTTCTTTAATAAGGTCATAGCGGTAGCCTTTATAGACAAGCCTATCTTGCAGTTTATGGCGTTGGGCATAAACTTTTTCAGTGCCGTCTCCCATCACAACTCGAATTTCATGTTTATCCGAATCGTATTTTATTCGGATATTAAAGGGATTTGTTTGACCGGAGGGATCTCCCTCAAATGTATTGGTCAAACCTATAGGAGGGATGAAGTGATATTGATAGCCCAGGGAACCTTTTTTTTCTGATTTAAAAAGGAATTTTCTTCCATATTCATCGCTAAAACGAATATAAAACACGGGTGTGAGGCCTTTTTCATGCGAGAGATATTGATCGATATGCAAATGGGGCATGAGATGAAAAGCCCCATGTAGATTTCCAATGGATGGTAAGGGAGAGAGATAGGACGATTTAAGATAAATAGGCTGTTTTCCACCGGTCATTAAATCTTCTCGAAATTCCATTAGCTGGCCGGTGATCAGAGCTACCTGCAATTGTTGATTTAAATGGATTGGTTTTGAGGCTTCATTTTGATTGATCGAAAAGGCTGCCCGATAATCGGTATAAAAAGCGATATTGGGATGGCTGAATTCAGCAAATAGCGCAAAGGATATAAATAAAAAAAAGCTCAAAAACCGGCGCATAATCATAAATAAAAAAACCTTTGAGAAAGGTGAGTTACAAAGCCGAGATTATCTCGACTTTGTAACTTTTTGGACTCGAAGGCCTCAAGATATTTGTTTTCGGAGGAGTTATTAAAACCGGGAAGGGGTTTTTTACCCCTTTCCGGTTTTAATAATCTCCTAGTTCGACCGTAGGTCGAGCGTCCGAGAGCAAATAGACGAGGTAGGCGGGCCCAAAAAGTTGCAAAGTCGAGATTATGGCAAATCAAGATTTTTTTAACAGAAATACTTCACCCTATTTCCCTATATATGCGCTCTGCGCATTCGGGAAGAGGGATTTCTTTATTTACGAAAAGTTCGCGCATTTCGGCAATGGTGTCATTGATTTTTGGGTGTTCATGGAGCATCATATTCCACAAAATTTCTTCTTTAAGAATGGGGGTAAAGCTGTAACGCTCTCGAATGAGGCGGGAAAAATCCCTCATTTCAACTTGAAGACGCGGATCCGATATCAGTTCATATAAAACAAGAGCGTAGCGCAGTTCAAATCGAGAAGTACGACTACTAAATAGAGAGATCATAAACCTAAAAAATGGAGAAAGAAGGGGGAAGCGCTCCCTATGTTTTGTTGCATATTCGTATAAACTAGAGACAAAAACCTCTTTGTGAGGCGTCATTTCATATAGAGGAAGTCCGTGTGCTAGAGCCTCGGAAAAAGAGACATCCCCCGTACAACCAACCCAGCTTTTTGAAGCAGCTATTAAAGTCAAAACATCGCGATGAGGCAGTGGAAACGGATTGATCAATCTTAAGCACACACCGCTATGAGAAAAAATAGTTTGCGATCGACAAACGAGCGTTTCTGTTGTTTCACACATCTCATAAAATTCAATTTGTTTTAATCCGCCAATATGCATTTCAGACAAATAGTCGATCCCATTTTGTGCAGGACAAATCATATTAATGTTTTTTCCTCTTGGAATGTGCATCATCAGTTGAGCGAAAACGAAATAACAAAGAAGGGTTTGACTATGGAAATATGCAAAAAGAGTTTCACCGGGGTTAGTTGTTAAAAAAGTTGATAATGGCCGATGTGCTAGTGAGGATAAATCAAATGGAGAGGGAAGGGATGCAATGGGGATTCCCGCCTGTCCCGATCGAATTCCCATTGAGCGTAAACTTGAGGTAAAATCAAGCTCATAAAACTGAATAATAGGCGGTAAGGGATGGGCTTCTTTTTTTAAGATTTTTAAAAGGGAGCATAATCGATGATAAGGGAGGTTAATGATGAGATTTGCACGATGAATGATAGAGATGGCCCTGTTAATGAGTGGATTCGTTTCCATTTCTTTAATCTTTCGGTGAGCGATGTCGATAGAGAGAAGTTTAATTATTTCATAAGGGGTTGTCTCTTGGTCTTTGTCTAAACTGTCCGGGTCTTCGAATTGAGGAATCATACTGATTTCAACAGCCGGAAAGAGCGAAGAGATTTTTTCAGCGGTAAGACGCATTTGAAAATAATCGCCAAGACCGTCATTGAGTATTTCGCCGCAAATCAGAATATGTTTTTCTTTCAAGTCGCTACTGAGTTTGTCAGATAGTGAGGAGCGGATCGCCTGATCAAAGAATGCGCTGAAACGGTCTCGGCTTGTTGTAGGGCCATTAGTGTGATAAGCTGCAAAGACGGCTCTTGCTGCTTGGTGGACAGGAAGGGATTTTGTCGCCTCCAATAGCTCTTCTGATGTAGAATCAGCTGCTATTGATGTTGATCCCAAAGAAAGTGCTGCTGCGGCCATGAATTTACCCTGATTAGCTGAATAATATTAATCTCGACTTTGTACATTTTTCGGCGCGATTTTCACAATCTTTTGACATACAATCTTGCAAAACTTGCGTCCAAAAAATGTACAAAGTCGAGTTAATGGGATTTAACTTCGATCCAAATTTTCCGCATTTCTTCTTCACTTAAAAGACGTTTAAAAAAGACAAAATCTTGCCTCTCTAATGAGCGATAGTACTGATCAAAGTAGGGTTGTGATTCATCAATATAGTCAAGCGCAGAGGGATTTGCCGGATACATAGGGGAGTGTTTGCCAATAGCTTGAGCTTGGACTTTTGGTTCATAAAGATAGTTGATGAATTGATAAACGAGATCTTCCTTCTTTGAGTGGGCGGGTATAGCTAAATTTTCGATACTTATAAAAGTTGCCTCGTCAGGGGTAATAAAATGGAGAAAGGGGTGTTCTCTAAACATAGAAAAGGCAAAAGAAGAACGGAGAATACCTGCATGACAGTTTTTGGTTTGGATTAGGTACTTCCCTCTATAATCGACATAGGCTTCCACCCATTTTTTTTGAGAAATGAGGAGTTTTAATACTTGATCGGCTTGTTCTTTTGTCAGTTGAGAGAGGGGGCCGTAAAGATAGTGTGAAGCAAATAAAATAGCCTCTCCGGCATCAGCGGGCATGATCAACTTATATTGGACAACTTCAGGATCAAATAGGGCGTGTAGGGAATGAGGGATTTTATTTTTAGGAAAAATCTCTTGATCGATCACGATCCCATAGATTTCCCATGCACAGGGAAGAGAATAGATGTTGTTAGGGTCATATTCGAGATGCAAAAGGGAAGGGGATATGGCATTGAGACATTGGAGGCGCTGATGATCTAGTGGCTTTAATAAATTTTTCTGGATGAGCGTTTTAACCATGTAGTCAGAGGGAATGATCAAGTCATAACCATTCTTATTCGATAAAAGTTTGGTATACATCTCTTCATTGGATGCAAAGGGATGAATATTAACTTTAATTCCTGTTCTTTCCTCAAATTTTTTTAAAATATCATCATGATCAAAAAAATCTCCCCATGCAAAGACATCAATTGTCCGGGGATGGTCCTTTTTAGCTATATTGGCTAGATTTAACAATGCAAATAGGAGGACAACCCAAATGCCGATAAAAATAAGGCGGATCAATGAAAATGAGTTTCTTTGCTTTTTCATTAAAATATCCTCGTTTTTACCTTTGGAGAGCAAAAAATCATTACGGCAACCGATGTCCCCAGCAATAAAAGAGTCGATAGAGCATTAACGACAGGGGATATGCCATAGCGAAGTGAGGAAATTAGATAGACGGAAAGTGTTTGAAAAGAGGTTCCGCTACAAAAATAGGATAGGATAAAATCATCAAATGAAATGACAAAAACGAGAAGGCCGATTGAGATAATTGCCGGTCG
This window of the Simkaniaceae bacterium genome carries:
- a CDS encoding spermidine/putrescine ABC transporter substrate-binding protein translates to MKKQRNSFSLIRLIFIGIWVVLLFALLNLANIAKKDHPRTIDVFAWGDFFDHDDILKKFEERTGIKVNIHPFASNEEMYTKLLSNKNGYDLIIPSDYMVKTLIQKNLLKPLDHQRLQCLNAISPSLLHLEYDPNNIYSLPCAWEIYGIVIDQEIFPKNKIPHSLHALFDPEVVQYKLIMPADAGEAILFASHYLYGPLSQLTKEQADQVLKLLISQKKWVEAYVDYRGKYLIQTKNCHAGILRSSFAFSMFREHPFLHFITPDEATFISIENLAIPAHSKKEDLVYQFINYLYEPKVQAQAIGKHSPMYPANPSALDYIDESQPYFDQYYRSLERQDFVFFKRLLSEEEMRKIWIEVKSH